The following proteins are encoded in a genomic region of Glycine max cultivar Williams 82 chromosome 18, Glycine_max_v4.0, whole genome shotgun sequence:
- the LOC100809664 gene encoding cysteine protease ATG4 isoform X2 produces MVLKGLCERIVSSKCSSKSSTETVDNTQVPVYSKAGSSDSSEKKAVPSRSSGWAAAVRKVVTGGSMRRFQERVLGSSRTDISSSDGDIWLLGVCHKISQQESTGGVDTSNGLASFEQDFSSKILVTYRKGFDAIGDTKYTSDVNWGCMLRSSQMLVAQALLFHKLGRSWRKPIDKPLDKEYIDVLQLFGDSEASAFSIHNLLQAGKGYGLAVGSWVGPYAMCRTWEVLARKKNDLGEPPLPMAIYVVSGDEDGERGGAPVVCIEDASKRCSEFSSGLAVWTPLLLLVPLVLGLDKVNPRYIPLLRSTFKFPQSLGIMGGKPGASTYIIGVQNEKAFYLDPHDVQQVVNISGDTQEPTGTSSYHCNVMRHIPLDSIDPSLAIGFYCRDKDDFDDFCSQASKLAEESNGAPLFTVAKSRSFSKQVSNDVSGDNTGFQEDDFPGMDCGNDTVTNEDDWQLL; encoded by the exons ATGGTCTTGAAGGGTCTATGTGAGAGGATTGTTTCTTCAAAATGCTCTTCTAAAAGCTCAACCGAGACTGTAGATAATACACAGGTGCCCGTTTATTCAAAAGCAGGATCTAGTGACT CTTCTGAAAAGAAAGCAGTTCCTTCTCGAAGTAGTGGGTGGGCAGCTGCTGTGAGGAAAGTTGTTACTGGTGGCTCAATGAGGAGATTTCAGGAGCGTGTACTAGGATCAAGCAGGACTGACATTTCAAGTTCTGATGGTGATATATGGCTTCTAGGTGTATGTCATAAAATTTCACAGCAAGAATCTACTGGAGGTGTTGATACTAGTAATGGATTGGCATCATTTGAACAagatttttcatcaaaaatccTAGTTACATATCGGAAAG GCTTTGATGCTATTGGAGATACAAAGTATACCAGTGATGTTAATTGGGGTTGTATGCTTCGAAGCAGTCAGATGCTGGTTGCTCAG GCATTACTTTTTCATAAATTAGGTAGATCATGGAGAAAACCTATTGACAAG CCACTGGATAAAGAATATATTGACGTCTTGCAACTTTTTGGTGATTCGGAGGCTTCTGCCTTTTCTATCCACAATCTTCTTCAAGCCGGTAAAGGTTATGGCCTTGCTGTTGGGTCATGGGTGGGACCATATGCCATGTGTCGCACATGGGAAGTTCTAGCCCGTAAGAAAAATGACCTTGGAGAACCGCCACTTCCGATGGCTATTTATGTTGTTTCTGGAGATGAAGACGGGGAGCGTGGTGGAGCACCGGTTGTCTGCATTGAAGATGCCTCCAAACGCTGCTCTGAGTTTTCAAGTGGCTTAGCTGTTTGGACACCTCTACTTTTATTGGTTCCTTTGGTTCTTGGACTTGATAAAGTCAATCCTAG GTATATTCCATTATTGCgctcaacttttaaatttccCCAAAGCCTTGGCATCATGGGCGGCAAACCAGGTGCTTCAACATACATTATTGGTGTTCAGAATGAGAAGGCATTCTACCTTGATCCCCATGATGTTCAGCAG GTTGTTAATATCAGTGGGGATACTCAAGAGCCTACTGGTACTTCATCATACCATTGCAA TGTTATGAGGCACATACCCCTAGATTCAATTGATCCATCCTTGGCTATTGGATTTTACTGCCGAGACAAAG ATGATTTTGATGATTTCTGCTCCCAAGCTTCCAAGCTTGCAGAAGAATCAAATGGTGCACCGTTGTTCACTGTAGCTAAGTCTCGGAGTTTCTCAAAGCaagtgagtaatgatgtgtcaGGTGACAACACTGGATTCCAAGAGGATGATTTCCCTGGCATGGACTGCGGCAATGATACAGTAACCAATGAGGATGATTGGCAACTCTTATAA
- the LOC100809664 gene encoding cysteine protease ATG4 isoform X4: MRRFQERVLGSSRTDISSSDGDIWLLGVCHKISQQESTGGVDTSNGLASFEQDFSSKILVTYRKGFDAIGDTKYTSDVNWGCMLRSSQMLVAQALLFHKLGRSWRKPIDKPLDKEYIDVLQLFGDSEASAFSIHNLLQAGKGYGLAVGSWVGPYAMCRTWEVLARKKNDLGEPPLPMAIYVVSGDEDGERGGAPVVCIEDASKRCSEFSSGLAVWTPLLLLVPLVLGLDKVNPRYIPLLRSTFKFPQSLGIMGGKPGASTYIIGVQNEKAFYLDPHDVQQVVNISGDTQEPTGTSSYHCNVMRHIPLDSIDPSLAIGFYCRDKDDFDDFCSQASKLAEESNGAPLFTVAKSRSFSKQVSNDVSGDNTGFQEDDFPGMDCGNDTVTNEDDWQLL, from the exons ATGAGGAGATTTCAGGAGCGTGTACTAGGATCAAGCAGGACTGACATTTCAAGTTCTGATGGTGATATATGGCTTCTAGGTGTATGTCATAAAATTTCACAGCAAGAATCTACTGGAGGTGTTGATACTAGTAATGGATTGGCATCATTTGAACAagatttttcatcaaaaatccTAGTTACATATCGGAAAG GCTTTGATGCTATTGGAGATACAAAGTATACCAGTGATGTTAATTGGGGTTGTATGCTTCGAAGCAGTCAGATGCTGGTTGCTCAG GCATTACTTTTTCATAAATTAGGTAGATCATGGAGAAAACCTATTGACAAG CCACTGGATAAAGAATATATTGACGTCTTGCAACTTTTTGGTGATTCGGAGGCTTCTGCCTTTTCTATCCACAATCTTCTTCAAGCCGGTAAAGGTTATGGCCTTGCTGTTGGGTCATGGGTGGGACCATATGCCATGTGTCGCACATGGGAAGTTCTAGCCCGTAAGAAAAATGACCTTGGAGAACCGCCACTTCCGATGGCTATTTATGTTGTTTCTGGAGATGAAGACGGGGAGCGTGGTGGAGCACCGGTTGTCTGCATTGAAGATGCCTCCAAACGCTGCTCTGAGTTTTCAAGTGGCTTAGCTGTTTGGACACCTCTACTTTTATTGGTTCCTTTGGTTCTTGGACTTGATAAAGTCAATCCTAG GTATATTCCATTATTGCgctcaacttttaaatttccCCAAAGCCTTGGCATCATGGGCGGCAAACCAGGTGCTTCAACATACATTATTGGTGTTCAGAATGAGAAGGCATTCTACCTTGATCCCCATGATGTTCAGCAG GTTGTTAATATCAGTGGGGATACTCAAGAGCCTACTGGTACTTCATCATACCATTGCAA TGTTATGAGGCACATACCCCTAGATTCAATTGATCCATCCTTGGCTATTGGATTTTACTGCCGAGACAAAG ATGATTTTGATGATTTCTGCTCCCAAGCTTCCAAGCTTGCAGAAGAATCAAATGGTGCACCGTTGTTCACTGTAGCTAAGTCTCGGAGTTTCTCAAAGCaagtgagtaatgatgtgtcaGGTGACAACACTGGATTCCAAGAGGATGATTTCCCTGGCATGGACTGCGGCAATGATACAGTAACCAATGAGGATGATTGGCAACTCTTATAA
- the LOC100810863 gene encoding uncharacterized protein isoform X1: MYSSYYYPSSFCGAYATNFSNLWFNRRGTSIEPFSDPPNSTSNLMANFGTTQRTPNTTTTPSPPSLDPYEPKGPHEKLYTDFKIYWPFTMPLTSEAAAIRVIRNLEHLGLYYTLFVWIILFIVLIPHLFATFVQLILTEAGIQLAVTLACAVPFVLVHAVLWVSHHAFEIEDDSGTKELTPLVGHNGCACRAKALENV, encoded by the exons ATGTACTCATCTTACTATTATCCTTCTAGTTTCTGTGGGGCATATGCAACAAACTTCTCTAATTTGTGGTTCAATAGAAGAGGTACCTCAATTGAGCCATTCTCTGATCCTCCAAATTCCACTTCAAATCTTATGGCAAACTTTGGAACTACACAAAGAACACCCAACACTACCACCACACCTTCACCACCCTCCTTAGACCCTTACGAACCAAAAGGGCCTCATGAAAAGTTGTACACTGATTTCAAAATCTACTGGCCCTTCACCATGCCCCTGACTTCAGAAGCTGCAGCAATTCGTGTCATCAGAAACTTGGAGCATCTTGGCTTGTACTACACACTCTTTGTGTGGATCATACTCTTCATAGTCCTCATTCCTCATC TGTTTGCAACATTTGTGCAGCTGATTTTGACTGAGGCAGGGATTCAACTTGCTGTGACTTTGGCTTGTGCTGTGCCTTTTGTTTTGGTGCATGCAGTTTTGTGGGTTAGTCATCATGCCTTTGAGATTGAGGATGATTCTGGCACCAAAGAACTGACTCCTCTTGTTGGCCATAATGGATGTGCATGTCGAGCCAAGGCTCTAGAgaatgtttga
- the LOC100810197 gene encoding uncharacterized protein isoform X2: MAASAHSSLKKMSWAKGQSSGWTAFDLKQRKNKDFESEVDDDPFPAIGPTDPIIKKNHVPAKPFSSVLLPTKNFPPLNEDGNSKKAMLGSDSDGKYCGATTQEDVNLAIKKLREQHLWAEHSLIDDIFTAVNNNIDKATSLLETMAPAVNFEESKVSINPRSTTSDDTPCMDKTDDSLTSEKVEDDIPFDYNLVDNLQDNDKDLEDRNAPSGQKLSGVDYLRCKMKLLNSVPVEPEWEDDDIYISNRKDALRTMRLASRHSKAASSAFLRGDHFSAQHHSMKARAEWHTAEELNSDAAKKILSIRNNENDIWRLDLHGLHATEAIQALQEHLYRIECQGFSKSSATSNGVKENGLGHSTLGSFNFMDREKLDTQAPLRLRPLALHVITGTVLRR, translated from the exons ATGGCCGCTTCAGCCCATTCTTCTCTTAAGAAGATGTCATGGGCTAAGGGTCAATCCTCTGGTTGGACAGCTTTTGATCTCAAGCAGAGAAAGAATAAGGATTTTGAATCTGAAGTTGACGACGACCCTTTCCCAGCTATAGGCCCTACTGATcctataatcaagaagaatcatGTTCCCGCAAAGCCTTTCTCTTCAGTACTTCTCCCAACTAAAAATTTCCCCCCATTGAATGAGGATGGGAATAGCAAAAAGGCAATGCTAGGTTCTGATTCTGATGGAAAATATTGTGGGGCTACTACTCAGGAAGATGTTAATTTAGCTATCAAAAAGCTTAGAGAGCAGCATCTTTGGGCTGAACATAGCTTGATAGACGATATCTTCACTGCTGTTAATAACAATATCGACAAGGCCACATCTTTATTGGAAACAATGGCCCCTGCAGTGAATTTTGAAGAATCCAAAGTATCAATAAATCCTAGATCAACTACTTCAGATGATACTCCTTGTATGGATAAGACTGATGATAGTCTTACTTCAGAAAAGGTTGAGGATGACATTCCCTTCGATTATAATCTTGTTGATAATCTCCAAGACAATGATAAGGACTTGGAGGATAGAAATGCTCCCTCAGGTCAAAAGCTATCTGGTGTTGATTACTTGAGATGCAAAATGAAACTCTTGAATTCTGTTCCTGTTGAGCCTGAATGGGAGGATGATGATATTTACATTAGCAATCGAAAGGATGCATTGAGGACAATGAG GTTAGCATCACGCCATTCTAAGGCAGCTTCTAGTGCTTTtctaagaggtgatcatttttcTGCTCAACATCATTCAATGAAAGCTCGGGCGGAATGGCATACTGCTGAAGAACTTAATTCTGATGCAGCCAAAAAAATTTTAAGTATCAGGAATAATGAAAATGATATCTGGAGACTTGATTTGCATGGTCTTCATGCAACCGAAGCTATTCAAGCATTGCAAGAACATCTCTACAGAATTGAATGCCAAGGCTTCTCAAAGAGTTCAGCCACTTCAAATGGAGTGAAGGAAAATGGGCTTGGACATTCTACTCTTGGATCTTTCAATTTCATGGACAGGGAAAAATTGGATACACAAGCACCATTACGGCTTAGACCGTTAGCTTTACATGTCATAACAG GTACCGTTTTGAGGAGATGA
- the LOC121173976 gene encoding uncharacterized protein, with the protein MRRFLVDRASIENVNVVQQEAELESPPNVVNEFNPNEIVRDPGHRKLSNILQRKDLNIVNDMELVDVVKAGLDTMRESGWNNFFADVQGFCVAKSILVPNMDDEIPVRGRSRAEGRTITNLHHYRAEIFYVAIDKICVEMDHRFSEGSNIILDCFSCLDPKNSFSKFDVDKLARLADIYHADFSDDDRGTIRDQLETYVLQVRRNASFSTCEDVQSLAMKMVQTEKHLVFPLVYKLIELALILPVSTASVERAFSAMKIIKSKLRNKINDVWFNDLMVCYTEREIFKSLDDIDIIRTFTAKKSRKGHLPRNFI; encoded by the coding sequence ATGAGGAGATTTTTGGTTGATAGAGCAAGTATTGAGAATGTGAATGTTGTACAACAAGAAGCCGAATTAGAATCGCCACCTAATGTGGTTAATGAGTTTAACCCAAATGAGATTGTGCGTGATCCAGGTCATAGGAAGCTTTCAAATATATTGCAAAGAAAAGATCTTAAtattgtgaatgacatggaattAGTTGATGTTGTCAAAGCTGGGTTGGACACAATGAGAGAGAGTGgctggaataatttttttgccgATGTCCAAGGATTTTGTGTTGCTAAAAGTATTCTGGTACCAAATATGGATGACGAAATACCAGTTCGGGGTCGTTCAAGAGCAGAAGGGAGGACTATCACTAATCTTCATCATTACCGTGCAGAGATTTTTTATGTTGCTATTGATAAAATATGTGTGGAGATGGATCACCGCTTTAGTGAAGGAAGTAACATTATACTTGATTGCTTCTCATGTCTTGACCCCAAGAACTCTTTCTCCAAGTTTGATGTTGATAAGCTTGCTCGTCTTGCTGATATTTATCATGCAGACTTTTCTGATGATGACCGAGGAACAATTAGGGATCAACTTGAAACTTATGTGCTTCAAGTGAGAAGAAATGCTTCTTTTTCCACTTGTGAAGATGTTCAAAGTTTGGCTATGAAGATGGTTCAAACTGAGAAACATTTGGTATTTCCATTGGTTTATAAACTTATTGAGCTAGCTTTGATATTGCCGGTGTCGACAGCATCCGTTGAAAGAGCTTTTTCAGCAATGAAGATTATCAAGTCTAAATTGCGCAATAAGATCAACGATGTGTGGTTCAATGACTTGATGGTATGTTACACCGAGCGGGAGATATTCAAGTCACttgatgatattgatattattCGAACATTTACCGCAAAGAAGTCTCGGAAAGGACACTTGCCtcgtaattttatttaa
- the LOC100810863 gene encoding uncharacterized protein isoform X2, with translation MYSSYYYPSSFCGAYATNFSNLWFNRRGTSIEPFSDPPNSTSNLMANFGTTQRTPNTTTTPSPPSLDPYEPKGPHEKLYTDFKIYWPFTMPLTSEAAAIRVIRNLEHLGLYYTLFVWIILFIVLIPHPDFD, from the exons ATGTACTCATCTTACTATTATCCTTCTAGTTTCTGTGGGGCATATGCAACAAACTTCTCTAATTTGTGGTTCAATAGAAGAGGTACCTCAATTGAGCCATTCTCTGATCCTCCAAATTCCACTTCAAATCTTATGGCAAACTTTGGAACTACACAAAGAACACCCAACACTACCACCACACCTTCACCACCCTCCTTAGACCCTTACGAACCAAAAGGGCCTCATGAAAAGTTGTACACTGATTTCAAAATCTACTGGCCCTTCACCATGCCCCTGACTTCAGAAGCTGCAGCAATTCGTGTCATCAGAAACTTGGAGCATCTTGGCTTGTACTACACACTCTTTGTGTGGATCATACTCTTCATAGTCCTCATTCCTCATC CTGATTTTGACTGA
- the LOC100809664 gene encoding cysteine protease ATG4 isoform X1, with translation MVLKGLCERIVSSKCSSKSSTETVDNTQVPVYSKAGSSDCKFPKASLWSSIFTSGFSVVETYSESSASEKKAVPSRSSGWAAAVRKVVTGGSMRRFQERVLGSSRTDISSSDGDIWLLGVCHKISQQESTGGVDTSNGLASFEQDFSSKILVTYRKGFDAIGDTKYTSDVNWGCMLRSSQMLVAQALLFHKLGRSWRKPIDKPLDKEYIDVLQLFGDSEASAFSIHNLLQAGKGYGLAVGSWVGPYAMCRTWEVLARKKNDLGEPPLPMAIYVVSGDEDGERGGAPVVCIEDASKRCSEFSSGLAVWTPLLLLVPLVLGLDKVNPRYIPLLRSTFKFPQSLGIMGGKPGASTYIIGVQNEKAFYLDPHDVQQVVNISGDTQEPTGTSSYHCNVMRHIPLDSIDPSLAIGFYCRDKDDFDDFCSQASKLAEESNGAPLFTVAKSRSFSKQVSNDVSGDNTGFQEDDFPGMDCGNDTVTNEDDWQLL, from the exons ATGGTCTTGAAGGGTCTATGTGAGAGGATTGTTTCTTCAAAATGCTCTTCTAAAAGCTCAACCGAGACTGTAGATAATACACAGGTGCCCGTTTATTCAAAAGCAGGATCTAGTGACTGTAAGTTTCCCAAGGCTTCCTTATGGTCAAGCATCTTTACATCTGGTTTTTCAGTGGTTGAAACATATAGTGAATCATCAGCTTCTGAAAAGAAAGCAGTTCCTTCTCGAAGTAGTGGGTGGGCAGCTGCTGTGAGGAAAGTTGTTACTGGTGGCTCAATGAGGAGATTTCAGGAGCGTGTACTAGGATCAAGCAGGACTGACATTTCAAGTTCTGATGGTGATATATGGCTTCTAGGTGTATGTCATAAAATTTCACAGCAAGAATCTACTGGAGGTGTTGATACTAGTAATGGATTGGCATCATTTGAACAagatttttcatcaaaaatccTAGTTACATATCGGAAAG GCTTTGATGCTATTGGAGATACAAAGTATACCAGTGATGTTAATTGGGGTTGTATGCTTCGAAGCAGTCAGATGCTGGTTGCTCAG GCATTACTTTTTCATAAATTAGGTAGATCATGGAGAAAACCTATTGACAAG CCACTGGATAAAGAATATATTGACGTCTTGCAACTTTTTGGTGATTCGGAGGCTTCTGCCTTTTCTATCCACAATCTTCTTCAAGCCGGTAAAGGTTATGGCCTTGCTGTTGGGTCATGGGTGGGACCATATGCCATGTGTCGCACATGGGAAGTTCTAGCCCGTAAGAAAAATGACCTTGGAGAACCGCCACTTCCGATGGCTATTTATGTTGTTTCTGGAGATGAAGACGGGGAGCGTGGTGGAGCACCGGTTGTCTGCATTGAAGATGCCTCCAAACGCTGCTCTGAGTTTTCAAGTGGCTTAGCTGTTTGGACACCTCTACTTTTATTGGTTCCTTTGGTTCTTGGACTTGATAAAGTCAATCCTAG GTATATTCCATTATTGCgctcaacttttaaatttccCCAAAGCCTTGGCATCATGGGCGGCAAACCAGGTGCTTCAACATACATTATTGGTGTTCAGAATGAGAAGGCATTCTACCTTGATCCCCATGATGTTCAGCAG GTTGTTAATATCAGTGGGGATACTCAAGAGCCTACTGGTACTTCATCATACCATTGCAA TGTTATGAGGCACATACCCCTAGATTCAATTGATCCATCCTTGGCTATTGGATTTTACTGCCGAGACAAAG ATGATTTTGATGATTTCTGCTCCCAAGCTTCCAAGCTTGCAGAAGAATCAAATGGTGCACCGTTGTTCACTGTAGCTAAGTCTCGGAGTTTCTCAAAGCaagtgagtaatgatgtgtcaGGTGACAACACTGGATTCCAAGAGGATGATTTCCCTGGCATGGACTGCGGCAATGATACAGTAACCAATGAGGATGATTGGCAACTCTTATAA
- the LOC100809664 gene encoding cysteine protease ATG4 isoform X3 produces the protein MVLKGLCERIVSSKCSSKSSTETVDNTQVPVYSKAGSSDFPSRSSGWAAAVRKVVTGGSMRRFQERVLGSSRTDISSSDGDIWLLGVCHKISQQESTGGVDTSNGLASFEQDFSSKILVTYRKGFDAIGDTKYTSDVNWGCMLRSSQMLVAQALLFHKLGRSWRKPIDKPLDKEYIDVLQLFGDSEASAFSIHNLLQAGKGYGLAVGSWVGPYAMCRTWEVLARKKNDLGEPPLPMAIYVVSGDEDGERGGAPVVCIEDASKRCSEFSSGLAVWTPLLLLVPLVLGLDKVNPRYIPLLRSTFKFPQSLGIMGGKPGASTYIIGVQNEKAFYLDPHDVQQVVNISGDTQEPTGTSSYHCNVMRHIPLDSIDPSLAIGFYCRDKDDFDDFCSQASKLAEESNGAPLFTVAKSRSFSKQVSNDVSGDNTGFQEDDFPGMDCGNDTVTNEDDWQLL, from the exons ATGGTCTTGAAGGGTCTATGTGAGAGGATTGTTTCTTCAAAATGCTCTTCTAAAAGCTCAACCGAGACTGTAGATAATACACAGGTGCCCGTTTATTCAAAAGCAGGATCTAGTGACT TTCCTTCTCGAAGTAGTGGGTGGGCAGCTGCTGTGAGGAAAGTTGTTACTGGTGGCTCAATGAGGAGATTTCAGGAGCGTGTACTAGGATCAAGCAGGACTGACATTTCAAGTTCTGATGGTGATATATGGCTTCTAGGTGTATGTCATAAAATTTCACAGCAAGAATCTACTGGAGGTGTTGATACTAGTAATGGATTGGCATCATTTGAACAagatttttcatcaaaaatccTAGTTACATATCGGAAAG GCTTTGATGCTATTGGAGATACAAAGTATACCAGTGATGTTAATTGGGGTTGTATGCTTCGAAGCAGTCAGATGCTGGTTGCTCAG GCATTACTTTTTCATAAATTAGGTAGATCATGGAGAAAACCTATTGACAAG CCACTGGATAAAGAATATATTGACGTCTTGCAACTTTTTGGTGATTCGGAGGCTTCTGCCTTTTCTATCCACAATCTTCTTCAAGCCGGTAAAGGTTATGGCCTTGCTGTTGGGTCATGGGTGGGACCATATGCCATGTGTCGCACATGGGAAGTTCTAGCCCGTAAGAAAAATGACCTTGGAGAACCGCCACTTCCGATGGCTATTTATGTTGTTTCTGGAGATGAAGACGGGGAGCGTGGTGGAGCACCGGTTGTCTGCATTGAAGATGCCTCCAAACGCTGCTCTGAGTTTTCAAGTGGCTTAGCTGTTTGGACACCTCTACTTTTATTGGTTCCTTTGGTTCTTGGACTTGATAAAGTCAATCCTAG GTATATTCCATTATTGCgctcaacttttaaatttccCCAAAGCCTTGGCATCATGGGCGGCAAACCAGGTGCTTCAACATACATTATTGGTGTTCAGAATGAGAAGGCATTCTACCTTGATCCCCATGATGTTCAGCAG GTTGTTAATATCAGTGGGGATACTCAAGAGCCTACTGGTACTTCATCATACCATTGCAA TGTTATGAGGCACATACCCCTAGATTCAATTGATCCATCCTTGGCTATTGGATTTTACTGCCGAGACAAAG ATGATTTTGATGATTTCTGCTCCCAAGCTTCCAAGCTTGCAGAAGAATCAAATGGTGCACCGTTGTTCACTGTAGCTAAGTCTCGGAGTTTCTCAAAGCaagtgagtaatgatgtgtcaGGTGACAACACTGGATTCCAAGAGGATGATTTCCCTGGCATGGACTGCGGCAATGATACAGTAACCAATGAGGATGATTGGCAACTCTTATAA
- the LOC100810197 gene encoding uncharacterized protein isoform X1: MAASAHSSLKKMSWAKGQSSGWTAFDLKQRKNKDFESEVDDDPFPAIGPTDPIIKKNHVPAKPFSSVLLPTKNFPPLNEDGNSKKAMLGSDSDGKYCGATTQEDVNLAIKKLREQHLWAEHSLIDDIFTAVNNNIDKATSLLETMAPAVNFEESKVSINPRSTTSDDTPCMDKTDDSLTSEKVEDDIPFDYNLVDNLQDNDKDLEDRNAPSGQKLSGVDYLRCKMKLLNSVPVEPEWEDDDIYISNRKDALRTMRLASRHSKAASSAFLRGDHFSAQHHSMKARAEWHTAEELNSDAAKKILSIRNNENDIWRLDLHGLHATEAIQALQEHLYRIECQGFSKSSATSNGVKENGLGHSTLGSFNFMDREKLDTQAPLRLRPLALHVITGIGNHSRGLAALPAAVRSFLNENRYRFEEMRPGVITVWPKFRQN; the protein is encoded by the exons ATGGCCGCTTCAGCCCATTCTTCTCTTAAGAAGATGTCATGGGCTAAGGGTCAATCCTCTGGTTGGACAGCTTTTGATCTCAAGCAGAGAAAGAATAAGGATTTTGAATCTGAAGTTGACGACGACCCTTTCCCAGCTATAGGCCCTACTGATcctataatcaagaagaatcatGTTCCCGCAAAGCCTTTCTCTTCAGTACTTCTCCCAACTAAAAATTTCCCCCCATTGAATGAGGATGGGAATAGCAAAAAGGCAATGCTAGGTTCTGATTCTGATGGAAAATATTGTGGGGCTACTACTCAGGAAGATGTTAATTTAGCTATCAAAAAGCTTAGAGAGCAGCATCTTTGGGCTGAACATAGCTTGATAGACGATATCTTCACTGCTGTTAATAACAATATCGACAAGGCCACATCTTTATTGGAAACAATGGCCCCTGCAGTGAATTTTGAAGAATCCAAAGTATCAATAAATCCTAGATCAACTACTTCAGATGATACTCCTTGTATGGATAAGACTGATGATAGTCTTACTTCAGAAAAGGTTGAGGATGACATTCCCTTCGATTATAATCTTGTTGATAATCTCCAAGACAATGATAAGGACTTGGAGGATAGAAATGCTCCCTCAGGTCAAAAGCTATCTGGTGTTGATTACTTGAGATGCAAAATGAAACTCTTGAATTCTGTTCCTGTTGAGCCTGAATGGGAGGATGATGATATTTACATTAGCAATCGAAAGGATGCATTGAGGACAATGAG GTTAGCATCACGCCATTCTAAGGCAGCTTCTAGTGCTTTtctaagaggtgatcatttttcTGCTCAACATCATTCAATGAAAGCTCGGGCGGAATGGCATACTGCTGAAGAACTTAATTCTGATGCAGCCAAAAAAATTTTAAGTATCAGGAATAATGAAAATGATATCTGGAGACTTGATTTGCATGGTCTTCATGCAACCGAAGCTATTCAAGCATTGCAAGAACATCTCTACAGAATTGAATGCCAAGGCTTCTCAAAGAGTTCAGCCACTTCAAATGGAGTGAAGGAAAATGGGCTTGGACATTCTACTCTTGGATCTTTCAATTTCATGGACAGGGAAAAATTGGATACACAAGCACCATTACGGCTTAGACCGTTAGCTTTACATGTCATAACAG GCATCGGTAATCACAGTCGAGGACTGGCGGCTCTTCCTGCAGCTGTCAGAAGTTTCCTCAATGAAAACAG GTACCGTTTTGAGGAGATGAGACCAGGAGTAATTACAGTGTGGCCCAAGTTTCGTCAAAACTGA